A stretch of Longimicrobium terrae DNA encodes these proteins:
- a CDS encoding MarR family winged helix-turn-helix transcriptional regulator, with protein sequence MKPFAFETVDGEAPMGIGRSLMEVSALVMRQIRAGLKHREADGLTYSQVRSLIYLYGTPGASLSEVAEFLGIQAPTTSKLIDELVQAGLVRRQTAEDDRRKVLLEMTREGRLSLESAIRPAQLSIDSMLAPLGDEDRALVTRAMELLYPLLLPGCCGERAAA encoded by the coding sequence ATGAAACCATTTGCATTTGAAACCGTTGACGGCGAAGCGCCCATGGGGATCGGGCGCAGCCTCATGGAGGTTTCGGCGCTGGTGATGCGGCAGATTCGCGCCGGCCTGAAGCACCGCGAGGCCGACGGCCTCACCTACTCGCAGGTGCGGTCGCTGATCTACCTGTACGGAACTCCGGGCGCCTCGCTTTCCGAGGTGGCCGAGTTCCTGGGCATTCAGGCGCCCACCACCTCCAAGCTCATCGACGAATTGGTGCAGGCCGGGCTGGTGCGCCGGCAGACGGCCGAGGACGACCGCCGCAAGGTGCTGCTGGAAATGACGCGCGAAGGGCGCCTGAGCCTGGAATCGGCCATCCGCCCCGCGCAGCTGTCCATCGACAGCATGCTGGCCCCGCTGGGCGACGAAGACCGCGCCCTGGTGACCCGGGCGATGGAACTGCTTTATCCGCTGCTGCTTCCGGGCTGCTGCGGCGAGCGCGCGGCGGCATGA
- a CDS encoding aconitase family protein, with protein MIASLLTRPIEKLPPEVRLHGRVLFLLDDPDLVRRQLAGEDVELTDELRGKLRDNISTDEITPAYICYYFDETLGEFPYLGLKAGDEFPIKQGSVKKGGFVASVSGRRRGKGSSREQSPYAEMMAGIQVVIAENIERIYRENCQNLGVLTSTNFELIERIRAGETIPLSEFTDGADEITRGIIEHGGLFNYNVARLQGAVRTPPISCHHDQPGTVSPAADDVAALRGSGADNEPGPGPGTGVDYAAAQFVATSTSNVDTDSGAAPDGTAHGRKPRPMTIGEKIFARHWVTDLSNGDIGVQWVQPGDSGFVQTDIRFSHEYVTPMSAIFFEHYVGPDEKVLEPESILFFRDHLTFLKDAMPADRVQLGLLDVANQLEVKQRQFAEKQGVRLYGELGHGKHGSEAICHSKILEAYALPGHIIIGSDSHTPHAGAVGCIAFGVGTTAIFNSWITKDVRVEVPRSFKVIVNGQKPENVSAKDFMLEILRHPYIKDGHAIGQIIEYAGPAVESLSVDERATMTNMAAEVGAFTGIVAPDAKTVEYLVQQRGMDRAAAEALIDGLYSDEGADYVKVIEIDASQLKPMIALPGDPGNGLYVQELGEEVRIDIAYAGSCTAGKKEDMDMYARVLREYHDRGHRKPEHVQLYIQCGSQEVYAYCQEQGYDRVFEEVGATFIEPSCGACINAGPGVSRKPTDVTISAINRNFPGRSGPGQLYLASPYTVAASAMEGRIVEWEPQPEPALV; from the coding sequence ATGATTGCCTCGCTGCTCACGCGCCCGATCGAAAAGCTGCCGCCCGAGGTTCGCCTCCACGGCCGCGTCCTCTTTCTTCTGGACGACCCGGACCTGGTCCGCCGCCAGCTGGCCGGCGAGGACGTGGAGCTCACCGACGAACTGCGCGGAAAGCTGCGCGACAACATCTCCACCGACGAGATCACGCCCGCGTACATCTGCTACTACTTCGACGAAACGCTGGGCGAGTTTCCGTACCTGGGCCTCAAGGCCGGCGACGAGTTCCCCATCAAGCAGGGCAGCGTCAAGAAGGGCGGCTTCGTGGCCTCGGTCAGCGGCCGGCGCCGCGGCAAGGGCAGCTCGCGCGAGCAGAGCCCGTACGCCGAGATGATGGCCGGCATCCAGGTGGTGATCGCCGAAAACATCGAGCGCATCTACCGCGAAAACTGCCAGAACCTGGGCGTGCTCACGTCCACCAATTTCGAGCTGATCGAGCGCATCCGCGCGGGCGAAACCATTCCGCTCAGCGAGTTCACCGACGGGGCGGACGAAATCACCCGCGGCATCATCGAGCACGGCGGCCTCTTCAACTACAACGTGGCCCGGCTGCAGGGCGCGGTGCGCACGCCGCCCATCAGCTGCCACCACGACCAGCCGGGCACCGTGAGCCCCGCCGCGGACGACGTGGCGGCGCTGCGCGGCAGCGGCGCGGACAACGAGCCCGGCCCCGGTCCCGGCACCGGCGTGGACTACGCGGCGGCCCAGTTCGTGGCCACCTCCACCAGCAACGTCGACACCGACTCCGGCGCCGCCCCCGACGGCACCGCGCACGGCCGCAAGCCGCGCCCCATGACCATCGGCGAAAAGATCTTCGCCCGGCACTGGGTCACCGACCTTTCCAATGGTGACATCGGCGTGCAGTGGGTGCAGCCGGGCGACAGCGGCTTCGTGCAGACGGACATCCGCTTCAGCCACGAGTACGTCACCCCCATGTCGGCCATCTTCTTTGAGCACTACGTGGGGCCGGATGAAAAGGTGCTGGAGCCGGAAAGCATCCTCTTCTTCCGCGACCACCTGACGTTCCTCAAGGACGCCATGCCGGCGGACCGCGTGCAGCTGGGGCTGCTGGACGTGGCCAACCAGCTGGAGGTCAAGCAGCGCCAGTTCGCCGAAAAGCAGGGCGTGCGGCTGTACGGCGAGCTGGGCCACGGCAAGCACGGCTCGGAGGCCATCTGCCACAGCAAGATCCTGGAGGCGTACGCGCTTCCCGGGCACATCATCATCGGCAGCGACAGCCACACGCCGCACGCGGGCGCCGTCGGCTGCATTGCGTTCGGCGTGGGGACCACGGCCATCTTCAACTCGTGGATCACCAAGGACGTGCGCGTAGAGGTGCCCCGCTCGTTCAAGGTGATCGTCAACGGCCAGAAGCCCGAGAACGTGTCGGCCAAGGACTTCATGCTGGAGATCCTGCGCCACCCGTACATCAAGGACGGCCACGCCATCGGCCAGATCATCGAGTACGCCGGCCCCGCGGTGGAATCGCTTTCCGTGGACGAGCGCGCGACGATGACCAACATGGCCGCCGAGGTGGGCGCCTTTACCGGCATCGTGGCCCCGGACGCCAAGACGGTGGAGTACCTGGTGCAGCAGCGCGGAATGGACCGCGCCGCGGCCGAGGCGCTCATCGACGGGCTGTACAGCGACGAGGGCGCCGACTACGTCAAGGTGATCGAGATCGACGCCAGCCAGCTCAAGCCCATGATCGCCCTTCCCGGCGACCCGGGGAACGGCCTGTACGTGCAGGAGCTGGGCGAAGAGGTGCGCATCGACATCGCGTACGCCGGCAGCTGCACGGCGGGCAAGAAGGAGGACATGGACATGTACGCCCGCGTCCTTCGCGAGTACCACGACCGCGGCCACCGGAAGCCCGAGCACGTGCAGCTCTACATCCAGTGCGGCTCGCAGGAGGTGTACGCGTACTGCCAGGAGCAGGGCTACGACCGCGTGTTCGAGGAGGTGGGCGCCACCTTCATCGAGCCGTCGTGCGGCGCCTGCATCAACGCCGGCCCCGGGGTGAGCCGCAAGCCCACCGACGTGACGATCAGCGCCATCAATCGCAACTTCCCCGGCCGCAGCGGCCCCGGGCAGCTGTACCTGGCCTCGCCGTACACCGTGGCCGCCAGCGCCATGGAAGGCCGCATCGTGGAGTGGGAACCCCAGCCCGAGCCCGCGCTGGTCTGA
- a CDS encoding AIM24 family protein, with protein sequence MSRYTTDQFVAATGQKDDAHGKFELENPYTLEVNLDGRVWCKAGAMIGYVGGVKFTRQGLLEQGLGTLLKKMVTSEGLQLMKMEGRGRVYLADAGKRVQILELAAGEQIFVNGNDLLALEDGMKYEIKMMRRVAGMASGGLFNVRVTGPGMIAMTTHYNPITLLVRPGEPVFTDPNATVAWAGTLSPDVHVDMNLKTLLGRGSGETFQLRFQGSGWVVLQPYEEVYMQQSK encoded by the coding sequence ATGTCCCGCTACACCACCGACCAGTTCGTCGCCGCCACCGGGCAGAAGGACGACGCGCACGGCAAGTTCGAACTCGAGAATCCCTACACGCTGGAAGTGAACCTGGACGGCCGCGTGTGGTGCAAGGCGGGGGCGATGATCGGCTACGTGGGCGGGGTGAAGTTCACGCGGCAGGGGCTGTTGGAGCAGGGACTCGGCACCCTGCTCAAGAAGATGGTCACCAGCGAAGGGCTGCAGTTGATGAAGATGGAGGGCCGGGGGCGCGTGTACCTGGCCGACGCGGGAAAGCGGGTGCAGATCCTGGAACTGGCGGCCGGCGAGCAGATCTTTGTGAACGGCAACGACCTGCTCGCGCTGGAAGACGGGATGAAGTACGAGATCAAGATGATGCGTCGCGTGGCGGGAATGGCGTCGGGCGGGCTCTTCAACGTCCGCGTCACCGGGCCGGGGATGATCGCCATGACCACGCACTACAATCCCATCACCCTGCTGGTGCGCCCCGGCGAGCCCGTGTTTACCGATCCCAACGCCACCGTCGCGTGGGCCGGCACGCTCTCCCCCGACGTGCACGTGGACATGAACCTCAAGACGCTGCTGGGGCGCGGCAGCGGCGAAACCTTCCAGCTCCGCTTTCAGGGGAGCGGATGGGTGGTGCTGC